The Girardinichthys multiradiatus isolate DD_20200921_A chromosome 6, DD_fGirMul_XY1, whole genome shotgun sequence genome window below encodes:
- the tmie gene encoding transmembrane inner ear expressed protein isoform X1: MVGEQAGCPPQLLLWGWGALLLSQCLFSVLSQVPDPELLPTLPPKKPDPVTSETVVFWGLRLWQVIGIFSMFVLAVVITLCCIFKCRIPRTKKEIEARHAQRQAAKKYANTLETVPPLNELTEVPGSAKAEEKPIVPTVSGKVDAEKGDKKSKEGRKDKSAKDGKGDDKDASTKKKGEKGEKGEKGAAKKEAGEGKGKKDDKGEKGEKGGKAGAKGGGRKSQK; the protein is encoded by the exons ATGGTCGGGGAACAGGCTGGATGCCCACCTCAGCTCCTCCTGTGGGGATGGGGAGCTCTGCTGCTGTCTCAGTGCCTGTTCTCGGTGCTCTCCCAGGTCCCGGATCCTGAG CTTTTACCCACACTACCCCCGAAGAAGCCTGACCCTGTCACTTCAGAGACTGTTGTTTTCTGGGGCCTGCGATTATGGCAGGTCATTGGAATCTTTTCAATGTTTGTGTTGGCTGTTG TGATCACTCTGTGCTGTATTTTCAAATGCCGGATCCCACGCACAAAAAAGGAAATCGAGGCACGGCATGCACAAAGACAGGCTGCCAAAAAATATGCCAACACATTAGAGACAGTGCCACCTCTGAATGAGCTGACTGAGGTCCCAGGAT ctgcaaaagcagaagaaaagccTATCGTTCCAACAGTGTCTGGGAAAGTGGATGCTGAAAAAGGAGACAAGAAGAGCAAGGAGGGAAGGAAAGACAAGAGTGCCAAAGACGGGAAAGGGGATGACAAGGATGCTTCTACAAAGAAGAAGGGTGAAAAGGGGGAGAAAGGAGAAAAGGGAGCAGCCAAGAAAGAAGCTGGGGAAGGAAAAGGGAAGAAGGACGACAAAGGAGAGAAGGGTGAAAAAGGAGGCAAAGCAGGGGCTAAAGGAGGGGGCAGAAAATCTCAAAAGTGA
- the tmie gene encoding transmembrane inner ear expressed protein isoform X2 yields MQLLPTLPPKKPDPVTSETVVFWGLRLWQVIGIFSMFVLAVVITLCCIFKCRIPRTKKEIEARHAQRQAAKKYANTLETVPPLNELTEVPGSAKAEEKPIVPTVSGKVDAEKGDKKSKEGRKDKSAKDGKGDDKDASTKKKGEKGEKGEKGAAKKEAGEGKGKKDDKGEKGEKGGKAGAKGGGRKSQK; encoded by the exons ATGCAG CTTTTACCCACACTACCCCCGAAGAAGCCTGACCCTGTCACTTCAGAGACTGTTGTTTTCTGGGGCCTGCGATTATGGCAGGTCATTGGAATCTTTTCAATGTTTGTGTTGGCTGTTG TGATCACTCTGTGCTGTATTTTCAAATGCCGGATCCCACGCACAAAAAAGGAAATCGAGGCACGGCATGCACAAAGACAGGCTGCCAAAAAATATGCCAACACATTAGAGACAGTGCCACCTCTGAATGAGCTGACTGAGGTCCCAGGAT ctgcaaaagcagaagaaaagccTATCGTTCCAACAGTGTCTGGGAAAGTGGATGCTGAAAAAGGAGACAAGAAGAGCAAGGAGGGAAGGAAAGACAAGAGTGCCAAAGACGGGAAAGGGGATGACAAGGATGCTTCTACAAAGAAGAAGGGTGAAAAGGGGGAGAAAGGAGAAAAGGGAGCAGCCAAGAAAGAAGCTGGGGAAGGAAAAGGGAAGAAGGACGACAAAGGAGAGAAGGGTGAAAAAGGAGGCAAAGCAGGGGCTAAAGGAGGGGGCAGAAAATCTCAAAAGTGA